A window of Lentibacillus sp. Marseille-P4043 contains these coding sequences:
- a CDS encoding proline dehydrogenase family protein — MLKDLFIGMSQNKILNALAQKYGFKLGAQSVVAGTNIKEMIESVKELNTQGISATIDNLGEFVSDKQEAIAAKEQIIEVIEAIHDNHVDAHISLKATQLGLDIDYNFCLANLREIVAKANELNIFINFDMEDYSHLQPSFDLLDELSKDYSNIGTVIQSYFYQSEENIQKHKDYRLRIVKGAYKEPMEVAYQDKKDIDENFIKLIESHLLHGKFTSIATHDHHIINHVKKFVNEHNIAKDKFEFQMLYGFRKDLQFELAKEGYNFCTYVPFGTDWYGYFMRRLAERPQNLNLMVKQVFNKKTNTMIGIGAGAFILGRLSKKK; from the coding sequence ATGTTAAAAGACTTATTTATTGGTATGTCACAGAATAAAATTTTGAATGCGCTTGCACAAAAGTATGGCTTTAAACTTGGAGCCCAATCGGTTGTCGCTGGGACAAATATAAAAGAGATGATTGAAAGCGTTAAAGAACTTAATACACAGGGCATCTCTGCAACAATTGATAATTTAGGAGAATTTGTTTCCGATAAGCAAGAAGCTATCGCAGCTAAAGAACAAATTATCGAGGTTATTGAAGCAATTCACGACAACCATGTGGATGCCCATATCTCTTTAAAAGCAACCCAACTTGGATTGGACATTGACTATAACTTCTGTTTGGCTAATTTAAGAGAGATTGTCGCAAAGGCCAATGAGCTAAATATTTTTATTAACTTTGATATGGAAGATTATAGTCACTTGCAGCCTTCTTTTGATCTCTTAGACGAGCTATCAAAGGATTACAGCAATATCGGTACTGTTATCCAATCTTATTTCTATCAATCGGAAGAAAATATTCAAAAGCATAAAGACTATCGTTTGCGCATCGTAAAAGGTGCATACAAAGAACCAATGGAAGTAGCATATCAAGATAAAAAAGATATTGATGAAAACTTTATCAAGTTAATCGAATCTCATTTGCTACATGGGAAATTCACATCAATCGCAACCCATGACCACCATATTATCAATCATGTTAAGAAATTTGTTAACGAACATAATATTGCCAAGGATAAATTTGAGTTCCAAATGCTGTATGGTTTCCGTAAAGATTTGCAGTTTGAGCTCGCAAAAGAAGGTTATAATTTCTGTACCTATGTACCATTTGGGACAGATTGGTATGGCTATTTCATGCGCCGTCTTGCCGAACGTCCACAAAACCTGAATCTAATGGTCAAACAGGTTTTTAACAAAAAGACGAATACAATGATCGGAATTGGTGCAGGAGCATTCATACTAGGTCGGCTAAGCAAGAAAAAATAG
- a CDS encoding aldose epimerase family protein, giving the protein MNISQQTRLNKWTEYTLTNDNGMAVSILNYGGIITKIIVPDKDGTMENVVLSYDDYADYEENPHFFGALIGPVAGRIQHASFHLEGGTYKLEKNEGSHHLHGGSNGFHHKIWDAETFQTNDSVGLKLAHASKDRENGYPGNREVTVTYTLNNANELSLDYWASTDQTTAMALTNHSYFNLTGNLKKPVHNHHVTFASDWIVELDHELIPTGKLMETSETSFAFHNGRMLGDGFQSDSIQHHIAGNGYDHYFLFNTEGNVIVNEANSGRVMTVKTDQPGMVMYTANGLDDGLRLSEGLSQKHLGVCFETQASPASLHHKGFPSVLLHAGEEYKKRTVFSFGVGN; this is encoded by the coding sequence ATGAATATTTCGCAACAAACTAGATTAAATAAATGGACAGAATATACGCTTACGAACGATAATGGCATGGCTGTCAGCATACTAAACTACGGTGGAATTATTACAAAAATCATTGTTCCAGACAAGGATGGAACAATGGAAAATGTCGTCTTAAGCTATGATGATTATGCCGACTACGAGGAAAACCCCCATTTTTTTGGTGCCCTTATTGGTCCCGTAGCAGGTAGGATTCAACATGCTTCCTTTCATCTGGAAGGAGGTACCTATAAATTGGAAAAAAATGAAGGAAGTCACCATCTCCACGGAGGTTCAAACGGATTTCATCATAAAATTTGGGATGCCGAAACGTTTCAAACGAATGATTCGGTTGGTTTAAAACTTGCCCATGCTAGTAAAGATAGAGAAAATGGCTATCCCGGAAATAGAGAAGTCACTGTTACGTATACACTGAACAATGCCAATGAATTGTCACTTGATTATTGGGCCAGCACTGATCAAACAACAGCTATGGCTTTAACGAATCACTCCTATTTTAATTTAACTGGAAATCTGAAGAAACCTGTTCACAATCATCATGTTACATTTGCTAGCGATTGGATTGTCGAACTTGATCATGAACTGATACCGACTGGAAAACTAATGGAAACTTCCGAAACCAGTTTTGCTTTTCATAATGGGCGGATGCTTGGCGATGGCTTCCAATCTGATTCAATTCAACATCACATTGCAGGCAACGGATATGACCACTATTTTCTTTTTAACACTGAAGGTAATGTGATCGTAAATGAGGCTAATTCCGGACGTGTCATGACTGTAAAAACCGATCAACCTGGAATGGTGATGTATACCGCCAACGGATTGGATGATGGACTACGCTTAAGCGAAGGTCTTTCCCAGAAGCATCTTGGTGTATGCTTTGAAACACAGGCATCCCCGGCATCATTGCATCACAAAGGCTTTCCAAGTGTACTATTACACGCTGGAGAAGAGTACAAGAAGCGAACTGTATTTTCGTTTGGTGTCGGGAATTAA
- the galT gene encoding UDP-glucose--hexose-1-phosphate uridylyltransferase — protein MIYQDLAGLIQQATNKGLIDKADRIYVQNQVMHLLQLESFPEKINNVSDGTIPDLLGKLVDYAIEYHVIEDVFDDKEMLAAAIMNCFVARPSVVNATFQEKYDHSPEAATDYFYQLSQNSNYIQMNRIKKNIHFKADTPYGKLDITINLSKPEKDPEQIKREREMKKTTNYPTCVLCVENEGYNGRTGYPARANHRVIRIPIMNENWYLQYSPYVYYPEHSILLAEEHQDMKIDKDAFERLLLFTEKFPHYFIGSNADLPIVGGSILTHDHYQGGRYEFAMTRADNRFTFELDGFSDVLASVLNWPLSVIRLKSSEKEQLLDAADHILQTWRDYSDELAGVRAHTGNTPHNTITPIARIRDGVHELDLVLRNNRTSEEYPLGIFHPHADVQHIKKENIGLIEVMGLAVLPARLKDELAAIEQFLQDKSDNVANYHQDWAQQMKDTYGTVASSIDAKTIIQKELAKKFIRVLEDAGVFKEDAAFNRFIKTLNK, from the coding sequence ATGATCTACCAGGACTTGGCAGGGCTGATTCAGCAGGCAACAAATAAAGGATTAATTGATAAAGCTGACCGTATATATGTACAAAACCAAGTAATGCATTTATTGCAACTAGAATCATTTCCGGAAAAGATCAATAACGTAAGCGATGGAACAATTCCCGATTTACTGGGAAAACTTGTTGACTATGCAATCGAATATCATGTCATTGAGGATGTTTTCGATGATAAGGAAATGCTTGCCGCGGCTATCATGAACTGCTTTGTTGCGCGCCCATCTGTTGTAAATGCCACTTTCCAGGAAAAATACGACCACTCTCCTGAGGCTGCAACCGATTATTTTTATCAATTAAGTCAAAACAGCAATTACATTCAGATGAATCGTATTAAAAAAAACATCCATTTCAAAGCAGATACACCATACGGAAAATTAGATATCACCATTAATTTATCCAAACCAGAAAAAGACCCAGAACAAATTAAACGAGAACGCGAAATGAAAAAAACAACTAATTATCCAACATGTGTTTTATGCGTGGAAAACGAAGGATACAATGGCAGAACCGGTTATCCTGCCCGTGCCAATCATCGCGTCATTCGTATTCCGATTATGAATGAAAACTGGTATCTGCAATATTCGCCATATGTTTACTATCCGGAGCACAGCATTTTACTAGCAGAAGAACATCAGGATATGAAAATAGATAAAGATGCCTTTGAACGACTGCTTCTGTTCACGGAAAAATTCCCACATTACTTCATCGGTTCGAATGCTGATCTGCCAATTGTTGGGGGATCGATTTTGACCCATGATCACTACCAGGGTGGCCGCTATGAATTTGCTATGACAAGGGCAGATAATAGATTCACATTTGAACTTGATGGTTTTTCAGACGTGTTAGCTTCTGTTTTGAACTGGCCCTTATCCGTAATTCGCCTGAAAAGCTCGGAAAAAGAACAATTGCTTGATGCAGCTGATCATATTTTACAAACATGGCGTGACTATTCTGATGAACTTGCGGGTGTGAGAGCTCACACAGGAAACACACCCCATAATACGATCACACCAATTGCTCGAATACGAGATGGCGTACATGAATTGGATCTTGTTTTACGTAACAACCGTACATCTGAAGAATATCCATTGGGAATTTTTCACCCACATGCAGATGTCCAGCATATTAAAAAGGAAAATATCGGGCTGATTGAAGTAATGGGTCTTGCAGTACTGCCTGCACGATTGAAGGATGAACTTGCGGCAATTGAACAATTTTTACAAGACAAATCAGATAATGTAGCAAACTATCACCAAGACTGGGCGCAACAGATGAAGGATACGTACGGAACAGTAGCAAGTTCTATCGATGCCAAGACTATTATACAAAAAGAGCTAGCAAAAAAATTTATCCGCGTTCTTGAGGATGCCGGCGTATTCAAGGAAGATGCGGCATTTAACCGATTTATCAAAACGCTGAATAAGTAG